The Plectropomus leopardus isolate mb chromosome 15, YSFRI_Pleo_2.0, whole genome shotgun sequence genome has a segment encoding these proteins:
- the btaf1 gene encoding TATA-binding protein-associated factor 172 has protein sequence MAVSRLDRLFILLDTGTTPVTRKAAAQQLGEVVKLHPHELNNLLSKVLTYLRSPNWDTRIAAGQAVEAIVKNIPEWDPAPKPKEESCEDLSPEDSSCDRLSFYHFDISRLLKHGASLLGSAGAEFELQDDKTGEMDPKERLARQRKLLQKKLGLDMGAAIGMDTDELFNDEDLDYTCQSSGLRAHGSKSTAGCSSRNHVPIQAAELIDAEFRPGMSSRQKNKAKRMAKLVAKQRSRDMDPNEKSNDSFEGEPEEKRRKTTNVVIDQPATEHKVLIDNVPDNSNLLEEIHEWPLESFCDELCNDLFNPSWEVRHGAGTGLREILKCHGAGGGKLVGSTAEQMLRQHQEWIEDLVIRLLCVFALDRFGDFVSDEVVAPVRETCAQTLGVALRHMNETGVSMTVDVLLKLLQEDQWEVRHGGLLGIKYALAVRQDLISVLLPRVLPAITVGLQDLDDDVRAVAAAALIPVVEGLVQLLPNKVPFIVNTLWDALLDLDDLTASTNSIMTLLSSLLTYPQVRECSMQQSLTVLVPRVWPFLRHTISSVRRAALETLYTLLSKADQSCAMWINPILQDMLRHIFQSCILESNEEILELIQKVWMELLSQAPQQYVVAASCPWMGAWLCLMMQASHIPIDLNMLLEVKSRSKDKAGAKARQGTNQVKETVQEYIAGAETVTDDPVTRDYVVVRSRLMAARLLGALCRCICDPQLNAASQEIRPAESLGHLLLFHLNSKSALQRIAVALVLCEWAALQKDCQLVSSMVQPRLLAILSEHLYYDEIAIPFTRMQNECKQLIALLADAHIDLQDRVNCSVFTIDQANDLVTTIFTESTAGLNMKSNQWHALDSKRQQAQATVAETSTEWQQLHLRVHMFTACAVINLQVLPEKLNPLVRPLMETIKREENALIQGYAASFIAKLLQQCAGRLPCPNPKIIKNLCASACVDSAVTPSAACPVPPTQENAKGSGLEKDCMHHMVNKTRGIITLYRHQRAAFAITSKRGPAPKAPKTPTTELPPGSTISTDNDESKKPFLIQRRGAEFSLTTIARHFGADFTKSLPYLWENTVGPLRTVVTENQCIDRQIQLERGDAAAQELVNSLQVLEVMAGAMAAELKPLLLEHLPHLFTCLQHPYTAVRHMASRCVGVLSKIAMLETMNSFLEFVLPWLAAIDDCTKQEGAIEALACVMEQLDVDIVPYIVLLVVPVLGRMSDPSDSIRFMATQCFATLIRLLPLEAGIPDPPAMSADLIRQKARERHFLEQLLDGRKLENYKIPVPIKAELRKYQQDGVNWLSFLNKYKLHGILCDDMGLGKTLQSICILAGDHYLRVQEYAKTKAADSSPLPSLVVCPPTLTGHWVDEVGKFCTKEYLNPLHYTGPPTERMRLQHQVKKHNLIVASYDVVRNDIDFFRNIKFNYCILDEGHVIKNGKTKLSKAIKQLAANFRLILSGTPIQNNVLELWSLFDFLMPGFLGTERQFAARYGKPILASRDAKSSSREQEAGVLAMEALHRQVLPFLLRRMKEDVLQDLPPKIIQDYYCNLSPLQVQLYEDFAKSRAKASVEDSISNTSTDDEEKPKLKATGHVFQALQYLRKLCNHPSLVLTPQHPEYKRITEQLAGQNSSLRDIQHAPKLSALKQLLLDCGLGGGAGSEGGTEAVVAQHRVLIFCQLKSMLDIVEHDLLKPKLPSVTYLRLDGSVQAGLRHSIVSRFNNDPSIDVLLLTTHVGGLGLNLTGADTVVFVEHDWNPMRDLQAMDRAHRIGQKRVVNVYRLITRGTLEEKIMGLQKFKMSIANTVISQDNASLQSMGTDQLLNLFSLDKGEKSEKGEQSPSTSGKASMKSVLDGLGELWDQQQYDTEYNLDSFMHSLQ, from the exons GTGAGATGGACCCTAAGGAACGTCTGGCCCGCCAGAGAAAGCTCCTTCAGAAGAAGCTGGGTCTGGACATGGGTGCTGCTATTGGCATGGACACGGATGAGCTGTTCAACGATGAGGATCTAGACTATACCTGCCAATCCAGTGGGCTTAGAGCGCATGGAAGCAAATCCACAGCTGGATGCAGCTCCCGCAACCACGTG CCCATTCAAGCAGCCGAGCTGATCGACGCAGAGTTTCGGCCTGGCATGAGCAGTCGTCAGAAGAATAAGGCGAAGAGGATGGCCAAGCTAGTGGCCAAACAAAGATCCAGAGACATGGATCCAAATGAAAAGAG TAATGACAGTTTTGAGGGTGAACCTGAAGAGAAACGAAGGAAAACCACCAACGTAGTTATTGACCAACCGGCAACAGAGCATAAAGTCTTAATCGACAACGTTCCAGATAACTCCAATCTTTTAGAGGAG ATACATGAGTGGCCTCTGGAGAGCTTCTGTGATGAGCTCTGCAATGACCTCTTCAATCCCTCATGggag GTTCGTCATGGTGCAGGCACAGGTCTCAGAGAAATCCTTAAGTGCCATGGTGCTGGGGGCGGGAAGCTGGTGGGAAGCACTGCAGAACAG ATGCTGCGGCAGCATCAGGAGTGGATCGAGGACCTGGTCATCCGGCTGCTCTGCGTCTTCGCTCTGGACCGCTTTGGAGATTTTGTGTCTGATGAG GTGGTGGCTCCTGTCAGGGAGACGTGTGCGCAGACACTCGGCGTGGCCCTTCGCCACATGAACGAAACGGGTGTTTCCATGACAGTAGATGTCCTGCTCAAGCTGCTACAAGAAGACCAGTGGGAAGTCCGTCATGGAGGCCTGCTCGGGATCAAGTACGCCCTGGCTGTCCGACAG GACCTGATCTCTGTGTTACTGCCCCGGGTGCTCCCTGCCATCACTGTGGGCCTACAGGACCTAGATGATGACGTCAGGGCCGTGGCAGCTGCGGCCCTCATCCCTGTGGTGGAAGGCTTGGTACAGCTACTGCCCAATAAG GTACCCTTCATCGTGAACACACTCTGGGATGCACTTTTGGACTTGGACGACCTCACTGCTTCCACCAACAGCATCATGACATTGCTGTCCTCGCTGCTCACCTACCCTCAGGTCCGCGAGTGCAG CATGCAGCAGTCATTAACAGTCCTGGTCCCTCGGGTTTGGCCGTTCTTGAGACACACAATATCGTCAGTAAGACGGGCAGCACTGGAAACCCTTTACACGCTGCTGTCTAAAGCTGACCAG AGCTGTGCAATGTGGATTAACCCGATCCTACAAGATATGCTCCGGCACATCTTCCAGTCCTGCATACTGGAGAGCAATGAGGAAATCCTTGAACTCATTCAAAAG GTGTGGATGGAGCTGCTGTCTCAGGCTCCTCAGCAGTACGTGGTAGCAGCCAGCTGTCCGTGGATGGGCGCCTGGCTCTGTCTCATGATGCAGGCCTCACACATTCCCATCGACCTGAACATGCTGCTGGAAGTGAAGTCCCGCTCAAAG GATAAGGCTGGTGCAAAGGCACGTCAAGGGACCAATCAGGTGAAGGAGACGGTCCAGGAGTATATAGCGGGTGCAGAGACGGTGACAGACGATCCAGTGACGAGGGACTATGTTGTTGTTCGTTCTCGCCTCATGGCTGCCAG ATTGCTTGGGGCTCTGTGTAGGTGTATCTGTGACCCTCAGCTCAATGCTGCATCTCAGGAGATCCGACCAGCTGAGTCTTTAGGCCATCTGCTGCTCTTCCACCTCAACTCTAAGTCTGCCCTGCAGCGCATAGCTGTGGCTCTGGTGCTTTGTGAGTGGGCTGCACTGCAGAAG GATTGTCAGCTGGTGTCGAGCATGGTGCAGCCTCGTCTTCTGGCCATTCTGTCGGAGCACTTGTATTATGATGAGATCGCCATCCCCTTCACACGCATGCAGAACGAGTGCAAGCAGCTCATTGCACTGCTAGCTGATGCTCATATAGACCTGCAAGACCGCGTCAACTGTAGTGTTTTCACCATTGATCAAGCCAATGACCTG GTAACCACCATCTTTACAGAGTCAACAGCGGGTCTGAACATGAAGTCCAATCAGTGGCACGCACTTGACAGTAAACGACAGCAGGCTCAAGCAACAGTGGCGGAGACCAGCACAGAATGGCAGCAGCTGCACCTGCGCGTCCACATGTTCACAGCCTGTGCAGTGATTAACCTGCAGGTGCTTCCCGAAAAGCTCAACCCGCTGGTCAGGCCTCTGATGGAAACCATCAAGCGGGAGGAGAACGCCCTGATCCAGGGATATGCTGCATCTTTTATAGCAAAGCTCCTGCAACAGTGTGCTGGCCGCTTGCCGTGCCCCAACCCCAAGATCATTAAAAACCTCTGTGCCTCAGCCTGCGTCGACTCTGCGGTCACACCCTCAGCTGCCTGCCCCGTACCCCCCACGCAGGAAAATGCTAAAG GCAGTGGGTTGGAGAAAGATTGCATGCATCACATGGTCAACAAAACCAGAGGCATCATCACCTTGTATCGCCACCAAAGGGCAGCGTTTGCCATCACCAGCAAGAGGGGGCCAGCCCCTAAAGCCCCAAAGACCCCCACCACAGAGCTTCCTCCCGGCAGCACCATCAGCACTGATAATGACGAG AGCAAGAAGCCGTTCCTGATTCAGAGACGAGGGGCAGAGTTCTCCCTAACAACTATTGCTAGGCATTTTGGTGCAGACTTCACCAAGTCTTTGCCATACCTGTGGGAGAACACGGTGGGACCTCTGAGAACAGTGGTGACTGAAAATCAGTGCATTG ATAGGCAGATCCAGCTGGAGAGGGGAGATGCTGCAGCTCAGGAACTGGTCAACTCTCTACAAGTGCTGGAAGTCATGGCAGGGGCCATGGCTGCTGAGCTCAAACCTTTG CTACTGGAGCACTTACCCCATCTGTTCACCTGCCTGCAGCACCCGTACACGGCGGTGCGTCACATGGCATCCCGCTGTGTTGGCGTGCTCAGTAAGATAGCCATGCTGGAGACCATGAACAGTTTCCTTGAGTTTGTACTCCCCTGGTTAGCTGCCATTGATGACTGCACCAAACAGGAAGGTGCCATCGAGGCTTTAGCCT GTGTGATGGAGCAGCTTGATGTGGACATTGTTCCGTACATCGTGCTGCTCGTAGTACCAGTGCTGGGCCGAATGAGTGACCCTAGTGATAGCATTCGTTTCATGGCCACTCAGTGCTTTGCTACACTCATTCGCTTGTTGCCCCTTGAG GCAGGTATACCTGACCCTCCAGCCATGTCCGCTGATTTAATACGCCAGAAGGCCAGAGAACGCCACTTCTTGGAGCAACTACTGGATGGAAGAAAATTGGAAAACTACAAGATCCCTGTGCCCATTAAGGCTGAGCTCAGGAAGTACCAGCAG GATGGAGTGAACTGGCTGTCCTTCCTGAACAAATACAAGCTGCACGGGATCCTGTGTGACGACATGGGCCTCGGCAAGACGCTGCAGTCAATCTGCATTCTGGCAGGAGATCACTACCTCAG GGTACAGGAATATGCCAAGACTAAGGCCGCAGACAGCAGCCCCCTGCCCTCTCTGGTGGTGTGTCCTCCCACACTGACGGGCCACTGGGTGGACGAAGTGGGCAAATTCTGCACCAAAGAGTACCTCAACCCCCTGCACTACACTGGGCCTCCAACAGAACGAATGCG GTTGCAGCACCAagtgaaaaaacacaatctaATAGTAGCCTCTTATGATGTTGTACGGAATGACATCGACTTTTTTAG aaatataaaatttaacTACTGTATCCTTGATGAGGGTCATGTCATCAagaatggaaaaacaaaactttctaAAGCCATTAAGCAGTTGGCTGCCAACTTTCGACTCATCTTGTCTGGAACGCCCATTCAG AACAATGTCCTGGAGCTCTGGTCACTGTTTGACTTCCTCATGCCGGGCTTCCTTGGAACAGAGCGCCAGTTTGCTGCTCGTTATGGTAAACCAATCTTGGCCAGCCGTGATGCCAAAAGTTCCTCGCGGGAACAGGAGGCAg GTGTCCTGGCGATGGAGGCCCTTCATCGACAGGTGCTACCGTTCCTTCtgaggaggatgaaggaggaTGTCTTGCAGGACCTTCCTCCGAAAATAATTCAGGACTATTACTGCAACCTGAGTCCTCTACAG GTTCAGTTATATGAAGACTTTGCAAAGTCTCGAGCCAAGGCCAGTGTTGAGGACAGCATCTCGAATACCTCCACAGATGACGAGGAGAAGCCAAAACTGAAGGCCACAGGCCATGTCTTCCag GCGCTGCAGTACCTGAGGAAGTTGTGCAACCACCCGAGTTTGGTGTTGACTCCGCAGCATCCAGAGTACAAACGCATCACTGAGCAGCTTGCAGGTCAAAACTCAAGTCTGCGGGACATCCAGCATGCGCCCAAACTCTCTGCTCTCAAACAG CTGCTGTTGGACTGCGGTTTAGGAGGCGGTGCAGGATCAGAGGGGGGCACTGAGGCAGTGGTGGCGCAGCATCGTGTGctcattttctgtcagctcAAGAGTATGCTCGATATCGTGGAGCATGACCTGCTGAAACCAAAACTGCCATCTGTCACCTACCTGAGGCTGGATGGCAGCGTGCAGGCCGGCCTGCGCCACTCCATTGTTTCCAG GTTTAACAATGACCCATCCATCgatgtgctgctgctgaccaCCCATGTTGGGGGTCTTGGTCTGAACCTGACGGGTGCAGACACCGTGGTGTTTGTGGAACATGACTGGAACCCGATGAGGGACCTGCAGGCTATGGATCGTGCCCATAGGATAGGACAG AAACGGGTCGTGAACGTGTACAGGCTGATTACACGAGGCACACTGGAAGAGAAGATCATGGGTCTGCAGAAATTTAAGATGAGCATCGCCAACACTGTCATCAGCCAAGACAACGCCAGCCTGCAGAGCATGGGCACCGACCAGCTCCTCAACCTCTTCAGTCTGGACAAG GGTGAGAAGAGCGAGAAGGGCGAGCAGTCGCCATCAACCTCAGGGAAGGCCTCAATGAAGTCGGTGCTGGACGGCCTGGGCGAGTTATGGGACCAGCAGCAGTACGACACAGAGTACAACCTGGACAGCTTCATGCACTCCCTGCAGTAG